One window of the Spirochaetota bacterium genome contains the following:
- a CDS encoding TIGR01777 family oxidoreductase: MDREQFIKRTPFPVSADALYRWHGSPGALQRLTPPWERVEVIDEGSVSEGSTTTFLLSIGPIKIRWTARHRDVVPGRRFADVQVRGPFSEWRHEHLFIPGDGSTSFLEDRIQYRFKVHAVTRLFIGGYIRRKIERMFDYRHRITLHDTILRERRRPLRIAVTGASGLIGKSLVPFLGTQGHHITALARHGAAAGGASWDPDRGIIDHDFSGTDAVIHLAGEPIGEGAWTNEKMERIMKSRVRGTRLIAERLAAMDNPPGTLLCASAIGLYGNRGDSTLTEEDPPGADFISGVCRAWEAAARPAVERGIRVIFLRIGVVLHPAGGALGRYLPAARLGLGGVMGPGGQYISWISMEDLVGAVEHILFNDGVRGAVNIAAPAPVSNREFVATLARVLGRPALLSIPAPVIRLIFGRMGREVLLSSTRVSCRKLVQSGYRFKHETLEKALHFLLGIKER; the protein is encoded by the coding sequence ATGGACCGTGAACAATTCATCAAGCGGACCCCCTTCCCCGTGTCCGCCGACGCCCTCTACCGATGGCACGGGAGTCCCGGCGCGCTCCAGCGCCTGACTCCTCCCTGGGAACGGGTCGAGGTCATCGATGAGGGATCCGTAAGCGAGGGTTCGACAACGACATTCCTCCTCTCCATCGGCCCGATAAAGATACGTTGGACGGCGCGCCACCGCGATGTCGTTCCGGGCAGGCGCTTCGCCGATGTGCAGGTGCGGGGCCCCTTTTCCGAATGGCGCCACGAGCACCTCTTCATACCGGGCGATGGCAGCACGAGCTTCCTGGAAGACCGGATCCAGTACCGCTTCAAGGTCCACGCGGTCACCAGGCTCTTCATCGGCGGTTATATCCGCCGTAAGATCGAGAGAATGTTCGATTACCGCCATCGGATCACCCTCCATGACACAATACTCAGGGAAAGGCGACGTCCCCTGAGGATAGCCGTGACCGGCGCGAGCGGCCTTATCGGCAAAAGCCTCGTCCCGTTCCTCGGAACCCAGGGCCATCACATCACGGCGCTGGCGCGTCATGGCGCCGCCGCGGGCGGCGCCTCCTGGGACCCGGACAGGGGGATCATCGACCACGATTTCAGCGGCACCGACGCTGTCATACACCTGGCGGGGGAGCCCATCGGCGAAGGGGCCTGGACCAATGAAAAAATGGAGCGCATCATGAAAAGCCGCGTCAGGGGAACCCGACTGATCGCGGAACGGCTGGCCGCCATGGACAATCCGCCGGGGACCCTCCTCTGCGCCTCGGCCATAGGGCTGTACGGAAACCGCGGCGACTCCACCTTGACCGAAGAAGATCCCCCCGGAGCGGACTTCATTTCCGGGGTCTGCCGCGCCTGGGAGGCCGCGGCCCGGCCCGCGGTGGAGCGGGGCATCCGCGTGATCTTCCTCCGCATCGGCGTGGTCCTCCATCCGGCCGGCGGCGCCCTGGGCCGCTACCTACCAGCCGCGCGCCTCGGCCTGGGCGGGGTGATGGGCCCCGGCGGCCAGTACATAAGCTGGATTTCCATGGAGGACCTGGTCGGAGCGGTGGAGCACATTCTGTTCAACGACGGCGTCAGGGGAGCGGTCAACATCGCGGCGCCGGCTCCGGTGAGCAACAGGGAATTCGTGGCGACCCTGGCCAGGGTCCTGGGGCGGCCGGCGCTCCTGTCCATTCCGGCGCCGGTCATCCGCCTGATATTCGGAAGGATGGGACGGGAGGTGCTCCTCTCGAGCACCCGCGTATCATGCCGCAAGCTGGTCCAATCCGGCTACCGGTTCAAGCATGAAACGCTGGAAAAGGCGCTCCATTTTTTGCTTGGTATTAAAGAGCGGTGA
- a CDS encoding TIGR01777 family oxidoreductase has product MKIFITGGLGFVGTRLTALLIRKGHGVTVIEHNPANKAAPPEGVSVISADASKPGPWQEVLAGHDAVVNLAGVSIFSRWTRQKKEAIYNSRILITRNVVDAMGKRKKGSIDLINASAVGYYGFHGDEALTENDPPGDDFLARVSRDWEAEALRAGDFGARVVLTRFGVILGRSGGAMDILAKIFRMRLGNRLGPGKQWFSWIHEDDLASALLFTLERRSLKGPVNCTAPAPVTNRELTRELNRALGTFPIVPPAPGFLLKMAMGEFGGFLLKGQKALPSRLQKEKFAFRYPAIREALADIIGKP; this is encoded by the coding sequence ATGAAAATATTCATCACAGGGGGCCTCGGATTCGTCGGGACCAGGCTAACGGCCCTGCTCATCCGGAAGGGCCACGGCGTCACGGTGATAGAGCACAATCCGGCCAACAAGGCCGCGCCGCCAGAAGGGGTGTCGGTCATCTCGGCCGACGCGTCGAAGCCGGGCCCCTGGCAGGAGGTCCTGGCGGGCCATGACGCGGTGGTCAACCTCGCCGGCGTTTCGATCTTCAGCCGCTGGACAAGGCAAAAAAAAGAAGCGATATACAACAGCCGTATCCTCATAACGCGGAATGTCGTCGACGCCATGGGAAAGCGTAAAAAGGGATCCATCGACCTGATCAACGCCTCCGCGGTGGGTTATTACGGTTTTCACGGCGACGAGGCCCTCACGGAAAATGACCCTCCGGGCGATGATTTCCTTGCCCGGGTGAGCCGGGACTGGGAGGCGGAGGCCCTCAGGGCCGGGGATTTCGGCGCCCGGGTGGTCCTGACGCGGTTCGGGGTGATCCTGGGACGGAGCGGCGGCGCCATGGACATCCTCGCCAAAATTTTCAGGATGCGCCTGGGGAACCGCCTCGGTCCGGGGAAGCAGTGGTTTTCCTGGATACACGAGGACGACCTCGCGTCGGCGCTCCTCTTCACCCTGGAGCGCAGGTCCCTGAAGGGCCCGGTCAACTGCACGGCACCGGCGCCGGTGACGAACCGCGAGCTGACCCGGGAGCTCAACCGCGCCCTGGGGACTTTCCCCATCGTGCCCCCCGCGCCCGGCTTTCTATTGAAGATGGCCATGGGCGAATTCGGCGGTTTTCTTCTCAAGGGGCAGAAAGCGCTGCCGTCGCGCCTGCAGAAAGAAAAATTCGCTTTCCGCTATCCCGCCATCAGGGAGGCCCTTGCCGATATCATCGGGAAACCCTGA
- a CDS encoding acetate--CoA ligase family protein, which produces MSDNPLHRLANPSSTDNPLRRLMNPSSIATVGAGNNFMKMGTMQTLSIVKDGYKGKFFPIHPREKKILGHDAYPSVADLPEAPDLAFLVVPASEVTKLLEEFGRKGTKSAIIITAGFGELGEEGRQMQRRLNDISSEYGIRFLGPNCMGIINTEISLNTTVMPYLYPPGSLGFASQSGTYVTQTIPYLGKKGLRFSKAISVGNSANIDITDALEYLGEDDQTRAISLYIEGLRDVPRFIETARKITPRKPVLAQYVGGSGAGARSSLSHTGSMAAPDHLYDGLFRQAGIIRVHSIEELYHYGNMMAVQPPLRGKRIGVFTNSGGPGSAMANILEQGGLEVPEFSKKLQESLRPLMPPHAPSGNPVDMTFSLDIEVLGQKIPEIVIESGEVDGIVIHGIMRSGYISFAYDHFRSFLNDAPVENLLAGLPDSREKIVSIKRFGIPVAISSFYDRDDDYMTAYEDNGFPVFDSPEKTAGAMVTLLRHREIRERKPWERPAVPAPPAEASRIVGEARGRGQSNLDEHGSKLFLKSWGIPVTEEIVVNSEDEAAAAADRAGYPLVLKASAADIMHKTGKGLIYLNLKTKDEAAASFRKIREAAGAPVPVIAYRMVKGDRELVAGVVRAPGFGPSVMFGLGGIFTEALGDMVFRPSPLTVNDAEEMANDIRSKKLLGPFRGMEAVNMKSLANILHRLSLIPLAHPEVAEIDINPIIIEGSEPVAVDALVVFGK; this is translated from the coding sequence ATGAGCGATAATCCTTTACACCGTCTGGCGAATCCTTCCTCCACCGATAATCCTTTACGCCGCCTGATGAATCCTTCCTCCATTGCCACTGTCGGTGCGGGGAACAACTTCATGAAAATGGGAACCATGCAGACCCTGAGCATCGTGAAGGATGGCTACAAAGGAAAGTTCTTTCCCATCCATCCCAGGGAAAAGAAGATACTGGGCCACGACGCATATCCTTCGGTGGCGGACCTGCCCGAGGCCCCGGACCTGGCGTTCCTGGTGGTCCCGGCATCGGAGGTGACGAAGCTCCTGGAGGAGTTCGGCAGGAAAGGCACGAAAAGCGCCATCATCATCACCGCGGGCTTCGGCGAGCTCGGCGAGGAAGGACGCCAGATGCAGAGGAGACTCAACGATATCTCCTCCGAGTACGGCATACGGTTCCTGGGGCCCAACTGCATGGGCATCATCAATACCGAGATATCCCTGAACACCACGGTCATGCCCTACCTGTATCCCCCCGGCTCCCTGGGATTCGCCTCGCAGAGCGGCACCTACGTGACCCAGACGATCCCGTACCTGGGCAAGAAGGGGCTTCGCTTCAGCAAGGCCATCAGCGTGGGCAACAGCGCCAACATCGACATCACCGACGCCCTGGAATACCTGGGTGAGGATGATCAGACCAGGGCCATATCCCTCTATATCGAGGGTCTCCGCGACGTGCCGCGCTTCATCGAGACCGCGCGGAAGATAACGCCCCGCAAGCCGGTGCTGGCCCAGTACGTGGGAGGCTCCGGCGCCGGAGCCCGGTCGAGCCTGAGCCACACCGGCTCCATGGCGGCCCCGGACCACCTCTACGACGGCCTCTTCAGGCAGGCGGGCATCATACGGGTCCATTCCATCGAGGAGCTCTATCACTACGGGAACATGATGGCGGTGCAGCCGCCCCTCAGGGGAAAGCGGATAGGGGTCTTCACCAATTCCGGCGGTCCCGGCTCTGCCATGGCCAATATCCTTGAGCAGGGCGGCCTGGAGGTGCCGGAATTCTCGAAGAAGCTGCAGGAGTCCCTGCGGCCCCTGATGCCGCCCCACGCGCCGAGCGGCAATCCCGTCGACATGACCTTCAGCCTGGACATCGAGGTGCTGGGCCAGAAGATACCGGAGATCGTGATCGAAAGCGGCGAGGTGGACGGGATCGTGATCCACGGCATCATGCGGTCCGGTTACATCAGTTTCGCCTATGACCATTTCAGGAGCTTCCTTAACGACGCGCCGGTGGAGAACCTGCTGGCGGGCCTGCCCGACAGCAGGGAGAAGATCGTATCCATCAAGCGCTTCGGCATACCTGTGGCCATATCGAGCTTTTACGACCGGGACGACGATTACATGACCGCCTACGAGGACAACGGGTTCCCGGTCTTCGATTCCCCTGAAAAGACCGCGGGCGCCATGGTGACGCTGCTGCGCCACAGGGAGATCCGGGAGCGGAAACCCTGGGAAAGGCCGGCGGTTCCGGCCCCGCCGGCGGAGGCTTCAAGGATCGTCGGCGAAGCCCGCGGAAGGGGTCAGAGCAACCTCGACGAGCACGGCTCGAAGCTCTTTTTGAAGTCATGGGGCATCCCCGTGACAGAGGAGATCGTCGTCAATTCCGAAGATGAGGCTGCGGCCGCGGCTGACCGGGCCGGGTATCCCCTGGTCCTCAAGGCAAGCGCGGCCGACATTATGCACAAGACGGGCAAGGGCCTTATATATCTCAACCTGAAAACGAAAGATGAGGCGGCGGCCTCCTTCCGTAAGATACGGGAGGCGGCGGGCGCGCCGGTGCCGGTCATTGCCTACCGGATGGTGAAGGGCGACCGGGAGTTAGTGGCAGGCGTGGTGCGCGCTCCGGGGTTCGGTCCGTCGGTCATGTTCGGCCTCGGCGGCATCTTCACCGAGGCCCTGGGCGACATGGTCTTCAGGCCCTCGCCACTGACCGTGAACGACGCCGAGGAGATGGCTAACGACATCAGGTCGAAGAAGCTCCTCGGCCCCTTCCGCGGCATGGAGGCAGTGAACATGAAGTCCCTGGCGAACATCCTTCACCGGCTGAGCCTTATCCCCCTGGCCCATCCGGAAGTGGCGGAGATCGATATCAATCCGATCATCATCGAGGGGTCAGAGCCGGTGGCGGTGGACGCGCTGGTGGTGTTTGGGAAGTAA
- a CDS encoding zinc ribbon domain-containing protein, translating into MPIYEFTCSDCGEQFSEIRRMGEDKGVPCPKCNSVNTKKMISSFASISSSSSPGCPSVSTCAHAHSGGG; encoded by the coding sequence ATGCCCATCTATGAATTCACCTGCAGCGACTGCGGCGAGCAATTTTCGGAGATCCGCCGCATGGGAGAGGACAAGGGGGTTCCCTGTCCCAAATGCAATTCGGTCAACACAAAGAAGATGATATCCAGCTTCGCTTCCATATCGAGCAGCTCGTCGCCGGGGTGCCCCTCGGTGTCAACCTGCGCCCATGCCCACTCCGGCGGCGGATGA
- the dacB gene encoding D-alanyl-D-alanine carboxypeptidase/D-alanyl-D-alanine-endopeptidase: MPLNNRALIITGIFLAMLLFLSCGFRPVDADVSFGPEKSSPGPDTSLLNGIPPENIGYLVYDLDRKTVVRSHNRTRPFIPASTTKVPATVFALNVLGPEYRFETYLSYKGSISKGVLKGDLYLKGTGDPLLTVSDLMAMIDRMKEKGIASVEGRLCYDESALAASPSIDPDMEPDVSFNSGVSALSLDYNTIMAEWKRDKKAKAMEIFLTPTLPVNGTGFSRDKLRENIKFTYRELGGSETWLLSPDETRDGTERLPVKKPGRYTAHMFAKLCAMRGIAIKGPIGPGAMPLTASAIATHRGQRLADIVDLTLTYSINLMAELAMLGAVKDKTGNAMRLDGAALELSKYFSGRLENIDWKECRLFNGSGLTPKNRITPEQMTAVLVYADAQDYGGKKYRNFLPASGWEWSLMNRFGDPNTAFHVWAKTGTINYAVALAGYLYTKSRRTMAFTIYISDIDARQVYDSDPDRRSKESMAKVYGWLNSAKKTMDGIVTGWVEEL; this comes from the coding sequence GTGCCATTAAACAATAGAGCCCTCATTATTACCGGCATCTTCTTAGCCATGCTGCTATTCCTTTCCTGCGGGTTCAGGCCCGTTGACGCGGACGTCTCCTTCGGCCCGGAAAAATCATCACCCGGACCGGATACGTCCCTCCTGAACGGCATACCGCCGGAGAATATCGGCTACCTGGTCTACGACCTGGACCGGAAGACCGTGGTGCGGTCCCACAACAGGACGCGCCCCTTCATCCCGGCGTCAACGACAAAGGTGCCGGCCACGGTGTTCGCCCTTAATGTCCTCGGCCCCGAATACCGCTTCGAGACATATCTTTCATACAAAGGCTCCATTTCTAAGGGCGTTCTGAAGGGCGACCTGTACCTGAAAGGGACCGGCGATCCCCTGCTCACCGTGAGCGACCTCATGGCCATGATAGACCGCATGAAGGAAAAAGGGATTGCCTCCGTGGAGGGACGGCTATGCTACGACGAGAGCGCCCTCGCCGCCTCGCCGAGCATCGACCCGGACATGGAGCCGGACGTCTCCTTCAACTCCGGGGTGAGCGCCCTCTCCCTTGATTACAACACCATCATGGCCGAATGGAAGCGCGACAAAAAAGCGAAGGCCATGGAGATATTCCTGACCCCGACCCTCCCGGTGAACGGCACCGGATTCTCCAGGGACAAATTAAGGGAAAACATCAAGTTCACCTACCGGGAGCTGGGAGGGTCCGAGACATGGCTCCTGTCGCCGGATGAAACAAGGGACGGAACGGAGCGCCTCCCGGTCAAAAAACCGGGACGGTACACCGCCCACATGTTCGCCAAGCTCTGCGCGATGCGCGGTATAGCCATCAAGGGCCCCATCGGGCCCGGCGCCATGCCCTTGACGGCCAGCGCGATCGCAACGCACCGCGGCCAGAGGCTGGCGGACATCGTGGACCTTACCCTCACCTACAGCATCAACCTCATGGCCGAGCTGGCGATGCTCGGCGCGGTCAAGGATAAGACCGGTAACGCGATGAGGCTTGACGGCGCGGCCCTGGAGCTTTCAAAGTATTTTTCAGGCAGGCTGGAGAATATCGACTGGAAGGAATGCAGGCTGTTCAACGGCTCCGGCCTGACGCCGAAAAACAGGATAACCCCGGAGCAGATGACGGCGGTCCTGGTCTACGCCGACGCCCAGGACTATGGCGGCAAAAAATACCGCAATTTCCTGCCCGCGTCAGGCTGGGAATGGTCCCTCATGAACCGCTTCGGAGATCCGAACACCGCCTTCCACGTGTGGGCCAAGACCGGCACCATCAACTACGCCGTGGCCCTGGCAGGATATCTCTATACAAAATCGCGCCGGACCATGGCCTTCACGATCTATATCAGCGACATCGACGCGCGCCAGGTCTACGATTCCGACCCGGACCGCCGCAGCAAGGAATCGATGGCGAAGGTCTACGGGTGGCTCAACAGCGCGAAGAAAACCATGGACGGCATCGTCACCGGTTGGGTCGAGGAGCTGTGA
- a CDS encoding ATP-binding protein encodes MNFKRNDGGNQVTGGFLDRLLTRYDDSDYIIKLKSRFLLRVSITAITIFPFIIAYNIYLSLTKAAYGYAIYWPIIAPLLAAFIIFFIVIILVIKGRFTPAGHILFIASQLLIWSIMFIDKSGPVERLDTIVVLFAILSMSPLVIKNRPVAIPVYSAATVLGAVLFARLVFPEMGLPATAMIDYIGDIIVASAVVVIMAYNLFSINRAALDRSEESRRKLAAANVELEALNEDLVATNEELEAAMEELAATNEEFEAQNRELTASQRIIGDSLEEKNVLLREIHHRVKNNMQIISSLLNMQADNIGDPRTKTVINDAISRIHSMALIHEKIYQSGSFSRVDMAAYIEQLLKDIIQLSMRGSDALQVSTRFDSIHLSIEQAIPCGILINEILTNSIKHACVDDRPCRIELAMSAADGVATLEISDSGPGFDAGLLENNGGSTMGLQLVNALARQLNAELSINVDKGARFTIRFGILKRQ; translated from the coding sequence ATGAATTTCAAACGCAATGATGGAGGGAACCAGGTAACGGGCGGCTTTCTTGACCGCTTGCTCACCCGGTACGATGATTCAGATTACATCATCAAGCTCAAATCGCGGTTTCTTCTGCGCGTAAGCATCACGGCAATCACGATCTTTCCCTTCATCATTGCCTACAACATCTACCTGAGCCTCACCAAGGCAGCCTATGGCTATGCGATTTACTGGCCCATAATCGCGCCGCTCCTGGCCGCTTTCATAATATTCTTCATTGTCATCATCCTCGTCATCAAGGGCCGGTTCACCCCGGCCGGCCACATCTTATTCATCGCCTCGCAGCTCCTGATATGGTCCATAATGTTCATCGATAAAAGCGGGCCCGTGGAACGGCTGGACACGATCGTCGTCCTGTTCGCCATTCTCTCAATGAGCCCGCTGGTCATAAAGAACCGCCCCGTTGCCATCCCCGTCTATTCAGCGGCAACGGTACTGGGAGCCGTACTGTTCGCCAGGCTGGTCTTTCCTGAAATGGGCCTACCGGCAACCGCGATGATCGATTATATCGGCGATATCATCGTCGCATCGGCGGTCGTCGTAATAATGGCCTACAACCTGTTCTCGATAAACCGGGCCGCCCTGGACAGGTCGGAGGAAAGCAGGAGGAAGCTGGCGGCCGCCAACGTCGAGCTTGAGGCGCTCAACGAGGATCTTGTCGCCACCAACGAGGAGCTCGAGGCCGCCATGGAGGAGCTGGCCGCGACCAACGAGGAGTTCGAAGCGCAGAACAGGGAGCTGACGGCGTCCCAGCGTATCATCGGCGATTCCCTCGAGGAAAAGAACGTCCTCCTCAGGGAGATACACCACCGGGTCAAGAACAACATGCAGATCATCTCAAGCCTGCTCAACATGCAGGCGGACAACATCGGGGATCCGCGGACAAAGACCGTCATCAATGACGCCATAAGCAGGATCCATTCCATGGCCCTCATACATGAAAAAATATACCAGTCCGGCAGTTTCAGCCGGGTGGACATGGCGGCCTATATCGAGCAGCTGCTGAAGGACATCATCCAGCTTTCCATGAGAGGCTCCGACGCCCTCCAGGTTTCGACACGCTTCGATTCGATCCACCTGTCCATCGAGCAGGCCATCCCCTGCGGCATCCTCATCAACGAAATCCTGACAAACTCGATCAAGCACGCCTGCGTTGACGACCGTCCCTGCCGGATAGAGCTTGCCATGTCCGCGGCGGATGGCGTCGCGACCCTGGAAATATCGGATTCCGGCCCGGGCTTTGATGCGGGTTTGCTGGAAAACAACGGCGGCAGCACCATGGGATTGCAGCTCGTCAACGCGCTGGCAAGGCAGCTGAACGCCGAACTTTCGATCAATGTCGATAAAGGCGCCAGGTTCACCATTCGCTTCGGCATACTGAAGAGGCAATAG
- a CDS encoding tetratricopeptide repeat protein gives MKHYEDIEADDCYDMAVEWIRHGNYDKAVHYFTRAIELNQYFIYAYIALARTFATQKKYTDAVHILKKASRMDPAFDRLHYLMAKYAYKNGDYKNALIAIGKAIEMDPKELYEEARGIIEAGYHRR, from the coding sequence ATGAAGCACTACGAAGACATTGAAGCCGACGACTGTTACGACATGGCGGTGGAGTGGATACGCCACGGGAACTACGACAAGGCGGTCCATTATTTCACCCGCGCCATCGAGCTGAACCAGTATTTCATCTACGCCTACATCGCCCTGGCAAGGACCTTCGCGACCCAGAAGAAATACACCGACGCTGTACATATTTTGAAGAAGGCTTCCCGCATGGACCCCGCTTTTGACCGCCTCCACTACCTGATGGCCAAGTACGCCTACAAGAACGGTGACTACAAGAATGCCCTTATCGCCATCGGTAAGGCCATCGAGATGGACCCGAAGGAATTATACGAGGAAGCCCGAGGCATAATCGAGGCCGGGTATCATCGCCGCTGA
- a CDS encoding GIY-YIG nuclease family protein, with protein sequence MKDSSRWFVYMLECENGSYYTGSTDDLGRRYREHRKGTAKSKYTRSFRPVRIARCWTLRGSRGDAQRVERLIQGMSRQAKDGVIADPASLRPIVIGAYDTDFAIAPYHHGPRDEVPEAERDITRFSAHEGDRKIANPYLDEVLALIEERGATDRDDLLVLLGEARSDFIGRYAFSIPTLDIIEEIAALTPLVEIGAGNGYWARCLADAGADIIAYDRRPPGEEAPWDWREGNQWFDDTWYHVEEGDEAMAGLYPERALLLCWPPINDPMAANALHRYIQAGGQSLIFIGSRGSCGDDDFFEMLGAMKLRSKAKLWSWPGVDDWMWIYDLT encoded by the coding sequence ATGAAAGATAGCTCTCGCTGGTTCGTGTACATGCTTGAATGCGAAAACGGCTCCTACTACACCGGATCCACCGATGACCTGGGACGCCGGTACAGGGAGCACCGTAAGGGCACGGCCAAATCAAAGTATACCAGGAGCTTCAGGCCGGTGCGGATAGCCCGGTGCTGGACCCTGCGAGGGTCGCGGGGTGACGCCCAGAGGGTGGAGCGGCTCATCCAGGGCATGAGCCGGCAGGCAAAGGACGGGGTCATAGCCGATCCCGCCTCTCTCCGGCCGATAGTTATCGGCGCCTATGATACTGATTTCGCCATTGCCCCCTATCATCACGGGCCGCGGGACGAGGTCCCGGAAGCCGAGCGGGACATCACGCGGTTTTCGGCCCATGAGGGGGACAGGAAGATCGCCAATCCCTACCTCGACGAGGTCCTTGCCCTCATCGAGGAGCGCGGCGCGACGGATCGGGACGATCTCCTGGTCCTGCTCGGCGAGGCGCGTTCGGATTTTATCGGCCGCTACGCCTTCTCAATCCCGACCCTGGACATCATCGAGGAGATAGCGGCTCTGACCCCACTGGTGGAGATCGGCGCCGGCAACGGGTACTGGGCCCGGTGCCTGGCCGACGCCGGGGCGGATATCATCGCCTATGACCGGCGTCCCCCCGGGGAGGAAGCGCCCTGGGACTGGCGGGAGGGGAACCAGTGGTTCGACGATACCTGGTACCACGTGGAGGAGGGCGATGAGGCGATGGCCGGGCTCTACCCTGAGCGGGCGCTGTTACTCTGCTGGCCTCCGATCAACGATCCCATGGCGGCCAATGCCCTGCACCGTTACATTCAGGCCGGGGGTCAGAGCCTCATTTTTATCGGAAGCCGCGGCTCCTGCGGGGATGACGACTTCTTCGAGATGCTCGGGGCGATGAAGCTCCGGTCGAAGGCCAAGCTCTGGTCCTGGCCGGGGGTGGACGACTGGATGTGGATATATGATTTGACTTAA
- a CDS encoding MBL fold metallo-hydrolase, translating into MIIEQILVTHMAVFCYLVADEKTKEGVLIDPAGDHELIESVVAKYGIAIKYIINTHGHFDHTSGNDYWMKKTGASLLIHESDARKLGSLTSRFFSRTMGGKTSPPPQMTLKDGDVIHVGSGQLRVIETPGHSAGSICLYMAGHIFTGDTLFTEGMGRTDLPDGSMKKIMESIKNKILSLPDSTVIWPGHHYGRYPTSTVKEQKGYYR; encoded by the coding sequence ATGATAATCGAGCAAATTCTGGTGACGCACATGGCGGTGTTCTGCTACCTGGTGGCGGACGAAAAAACGAAGGAGGGCGTCCTCATCGACCCGGCCGGTGACCATGAGCTCATAGAGAGCGTCGTGGCGAAGTACGGCATCGCGATAAAGTATATCATCAATACCCACGGCCATTTCGACCATACGTCGGGGAACGATTACTGGATGAAGAAGACCGGCGCTTCGCTGCTGATCCACGAATCGGACGCGCGCAAGCTGGGGAGCCTGACGAGCAGGTTCTTCTCCCGGACCATGGGAGGGAAGACGTCTCCCCCGCCGCAGATGACCCTGAAGGACGGAGACGTGATACACGTCGGCTCGGGGCAGCTGCGGGTCATCGAAACGCCGGGCCATTCGGCCGGGAGCATCTGCCTCTACATGGCGGGGCATATTTTCACCGGCGATACCCTGTTCACCGAGGGTATGGGCCGCACCGATCTGCCCGACGGCTCCATGAAAAAGATCATGGAGTCGATTAAGAACAAGATCCTCTCGCTGCCGGACAGCACGGTCATCTGGCCGGGCCATCATTACGGGCGCTATCCCACCTCGACCGTTAAGGAGCAGAAGGGGTATTATCGGTAG
- a CDS encoding endonuclease domain-containing protein, with product MDHKKKLFSRELRKESTLHEIKVWEKLRDRRFLNLKFRRQHVIEGFVVDFYCHQLRLAIEIDGGIHERQQDYDDLRQHLIECEGIRFIRVTNEEVIADMDKLFKKIIDTFR from the coding sequence ATGGACCATAAGAAGAAGTTATTCTCCAGAGAATTGAGAAAAGAATCAACCCTGCATGAAATAAAAGTTTGGGAAAAACTCAGGGACAGGAGATTCTTAAACCTCAAATTCAGACGCCAGCATGTGATTGAAGGTTTTGTTGTTGATTTTTATTGTCATCAATTACGTCTAGCAATTGAAATTGATGGTGGTATACATGAGCGGCAACAGGATTATGATGATCTTCGACAGCATTTGATTGAATGTGAAGGGATAAGATTCATTCGTGTGACGAACGAAGAAGTCATTGCTGACATGGATAAATTATTTAAAAAAATAATCGATACATTCAGATGA